In one Balaenoptera musculus isolate JJ_BM4_2016_0621 chromosome 20, mBalMus1.pri.v3, whole genome shotgun sequence genomic region, the following are encoded:
- the CARD14 gene encoding caspase recruitment domain-containing protein 14 isoform X4 — MAELCRTDSSLTALEEEMLWEMMEDHRCRIVRSICPSRLTPYLRQAKVLDQLDEEEVLHSPRFTNTAMRVGHLLDLLKTRGKNGAIAFLESLKFHNPDVYTLVTGLQPSMDFTNFSGLMETSKLTECLAGAIGSLQEELSQEKGQKEALLRQCQQLQEHLGQAEARAEGLRQLEADHSRMKREVSAHFHEVLKLKDEMLSLSLHYSNALQEKDLAATRCRGLQEELYLMKQELQREKMSSSCEREFRERSLKMTNDLEPGDEELSRLKEENEKLRSLTFSLAEKDILEQNLDEALESRQELVNRIHSLREQAMAAERQRKQYWEEKEQTLLQFQKTKVDCEIYKEKMNVLQSQVVELQKERDQAYSARDGSQLEMSQNLAEKDALRRKVFELTDQVCELRQQVQRLQAQAESLPGPKQEAGAREPCPKRKQQLVRMFALCPWDDSDGSSSESQLWSDLSARSSRELVDSFHSSSPVPPSQQSLYKRAAEDFWEDPSSFSSVPVRRRPARKILGQVTVLAFHGDALLEQISVIGGNLTGIYIHRVTPGSAADEMALCPGTQIMMVDYEATEPLSKAVLEGMTLDRAVRLLQRVNGFCCLSVKVNMEGYKKLVQDLKAKVATSGDSFYIRVNLALERRAEGELQVHCNDILHVTDTLFQGGSCWHAHRVGPYSTKGTEQGTIPNYAQAQQLLIALIQDMAHRSTMARKQPSVGGQKLVRIVSMDRTKASPLWSSFDGGQSDPSQVEDPSTVCFWAESYFTLVPYTLVHSHRPSRPRPVLFVPRVVGKILMEKLCLLQGYKKCPAAYLSQEEYDASSQRGDIIQQREASGGRYCVTCSAVESLMGKNTHALLDVQLDSVRVLHKMEIFPIIIYISINEKVAKKFKKALQQLGTTEDQLLEAARQEEGELDKVPCLYSSLAPDSWSDLHALLGCVRLAIADEQKKVVWTE; from the exons ATGGCAGAACTGTGCCGCACGGACTCCTCGCTGACCGCCCTGGAGGAGGAGATGCTGTGGGAGATGATGGAGGACCACCGCTGCAGGATCGTGCGCAGCATCTGCCCCAGCCGCCTCACCCCCTACCTGCGCCAGGCAAAGGTGCTGGACCAGCTGGACGAGGAGGAGGTGCTGCACAGCCCCAGGTTCACAAACACGGCCATGAGAGTTG GGCACTTGCTGGATTTGCTGAAGACTCGCGGGAAGAACGGGGCCATCGCCTTCCTGGAGAGCCTGAAATTCCACAACCCTGACGTCTACACCCTGGTCACTGGGCTACAGCCCAGCATGGACTTCACAAACTTCAGTG GGCTCATGGAGACGTCCAAGCTGACCGAGTGCCTGGCCGGGGCCATCGGCAGCCTGCAGGAGGAGCTGAGCCAGGAGAAGGGGCAGAAGGAGGCACTGCTGCGGCAGTGCCAGCAGCTGCAGGAGCACCTGGGCCAGGCCGAGGCCCGTGCCGAGGGCTTGCGCCAGCTGGAGGCTGACCACAGCCGCATGAAGCGCGAGGTCAGCGCCCACTTCCACGAGGTGCTGAAACTGAAGGATGAGATGCTGAGTCTCTCGCTGCACTACAGCAACGCGCTGCAGGAGAAGGATCTGGCCGCCACGCGCTGCCGCGGCCTGCAAGAGGAG CTGTATCTGATGAAGCAAGAGCTGCAGCGAGAGAAGATGTCTTCTTCCTGTGAGCGGGAATTTCGAGAGCGGTCCCTGAAGATGACAAATGACCTGGAGCCTGGAGATGAGGAGCTGAGCCGCCTGAAGGAGGAGAATGAGAAGCTCCGCTCCCTGACCTTCAGCCTG GCGGAGAAGGACATTCTGGAGCAGAACCTGGACGAGGCCCTGGAGAGCAGGCAGGAGCTGGTGAACCGCATCCACTCTCTGAGGGAGCAGGCCATGGCCGCTGAGAGACAGCGAAAGCAG TACTGGGAAGAGAAGGAGCAGACCCTGCTCCAGTTCCAGAAAACCAAGGTGGACTGTGAAATCTACAAGGAGAAGATGAACGTCCTGCAGAGCCAAGTGGTCGAGCTGCAGAAGGAGCGGGACCAG GCCTACTCGGCGAGGGATGGATCCCAGCTGGAGATGTCTCAGAACCTGGCAGAGAAGGACGCTCTCCGCAGGAAGGTGTTTGAGCTGACAGACCAGGTCTGCGAACTGCGCCAGCAGGTCCAGCGGCTACAAGCGCAGGCCGAGTCGCTGCCAGGG CCCAAACAGGAGGCGGGAGCCAGGGAGCCCTGTCCGAAGAGGAAGCAGCAGCTGGTGCGCATGTTTGCCCTCTGCCCGTGGGACGACAGCGACGGCAGCTCCTCTGAG TCTCAGCTCTGGTCCGACCTGAGCGCCAGGTCCAGCCGAGAGCTGGTGGATAGCTTCCACTCCAGCAGCCCTGTGCCTCCCAGCCAGCAGTCCCTGTACAAGCGGGCCGCAGAGGACTTCTGGGAAGACCCCTCGTCTTTCAG CAGTGTCCCGGTGAGGCGGAGGCCAGCCCGCAAGATCCTGGGCCAGGTCACGGTGCTGGCCTTCCACGGGGACGCGCTGCTGGAGCAGATAAGCGTTATTGGCGGGAACCTCACGGGCATCTACATTCATCGGGTCACCCCGGGCTCCGCGGCAGACGAGATGGCGTTGTGCCCCGGCACCCAGATTATGATG GTGGATTACGAGGCAACAGAGCCCTTGTCCAAGGCTGTCCTGGAGGGCATGACCCTGGATCGGGCCGTCAGACTTCTCCAGAGGGTGAatggcttctgctgtctgtctgtGAAGGTCAACATGGAGG GTTATAAGAAGCTGGTCCAGGACCTAAAGGCCAAAGTGGCCACGTCGGGGGACTCCTTCTACATCCGGGTCAACCTTGCCCTGGAGAGGCGGGCAGAGGGAGAGCTGCAGGTGCACTGCAACGACATCCTGCACGTCACAGACACCCTGTTCCAGGGCGGCAGCTGCTGGCACGCCCACCGTGTTGGCCCCTACAGCACCAAGGGCACCGAACAGGGCACCATCCCCAACTATGCACA GGCTCAGCAGCTGCTCATCGCCCTCATCCAGGACATGGCTCATCGGAGCACCATGGCCCGCAAG CAGCCTTCTGTGGGAGGCCAGAAGCTGGTCCGCATCGTCAGTATGGACAGAACCAAGGCCAGCCCTCTGTGGTCATCCTTTGATGGGGGCCAGTCGGACCCAAGCCAGGTAGAAG ACCCCTCCACCGTGTGCTTCTGGGCCGAGAGCTACTTCACCCTGGTGCCCTACACCCTGGTGCACAGCCACAGGCCCAGCCGGCCCCGGCCCGTGCTCTTCGTGCCCAGGGTGGTCGGGAAGATCCTGATGGAGAAGCTGTGCCTCCTCCAAGGGTATAAGAAATGCCCAGCAG CATACTTGAGCCAGGAGGAGTACGATGCCTCCAGCCAGAGAGGGGACATCATCCAGCAGAGGGAGGCGTCTGGTGGTCGCTACTGTGTCACCTGCAGCGCAGTCGAGTCCCTCATGGGAAAG aacACCCACGCCCTCCTGGACGTCCAGCTGGACAGTGTCCGCGTCCTGCACAAGATGGAGATCTTCCCCATCATTATCTACATCTCCATCAATGAGAAGGTGGCAAAGAAATTCAA GAAGGCTCTGCAGCAGCTCGGCACCACAGAGGACCAGCTCCTGGAAGCTGCCAGGCAAGAGGAGGGTGAGCTGGATAAAGTGCCCTGTCTGTACAGCAGCCTGGCCCCTGACAGCTGGAGCGACCTGCATGCCCTGCTCGGCTGTGTCCGCCTGGCCATTGCAGATGAGCAGAAGAAGGTTGTGTGGACCGAGTAG
- the CARD14 gene encoding caspase recruitment domain-containing protein 14 isoform X1, producing MAELCRTDSSLTALEEEMLWEMMEDHRCRIVRSICPSRLTPYLRQAKVLDQLDEEEVLHSPRFTNTAMRVGHLLDLLKTRGKNGAIAFLESLKFHNPDVYTLVTGLQPSMDFTNFSGLMETSKLTECLAGAIGSLQEELSQEKGQKEALLRQCQQLQEHLGQAEARAEGLRQLEADHSRMKREVSAHFHEVLKLKDEMLSLSLHYSNALQEKDLAATRCRGLQEELYLMKQELQREKMSSSCEREFRERSLKMTNDLEPGDEELSRLKEENEKLRSLTFSLAEKDILEQNLDEALESRQELVNRIHSLREQAMAAERQRKQYWEEKEQTLLQFQKTKVDCEIYKEKMNVLQSQVVELQKERDQAYSARDGSQLEMSQNLAEKDALRRKVFELTDQVCELRQQVQRLQAQAESLPGPKQEAGAREPCPKRKQQLVRMFALCPWDDSDGSSSESQLWSDLSARSSRELVDSFHSSSPVPPSQQSLYKRAAEDFWEDPSSFSGCPKTLEVDQGGSLGAKKGDADLDYEIVDRADLPESENSLQLSSGGLHLSASSVPVRRRPARKILGQVTVLAFHGDALLEQISVIGGNLTGIYIHRVTPGSAADEMALCPGTQIMMVDYEATEPLSKAVLEGMTLDRAVRLLQRVNGFCCLSVKVNMEGYKKLVQDLKAKVATSGDSFYIRVNLALERRAEGELQVHCNDILHVTDTLFQGGSCWHAHRVGPYSTKGTEQGTIPNYAQAQQLLIALIQDMAHRSTMARKQPSVGGQKLVRIVSMDRTKASPLWSSFDGGQSDPSQVEDPSTVCFWAESYFTLVPYTLVHSHRPSRPRPVLFVPRVVGKILMEKLCLLQGYKKCPAAYLSQEEYDASSQRGDIIQQREASGGRYCVTCSAVESLMGKNTHALLDVQLDSVRVLHKMEIFPIIIYISINEKVAKKFKKALQQLGTTEDQLLEAARQEEGELDKVPCLYSSLAPDSWSDLHALLGCVRLAIADEQKKVVWTE from the exons ATGGCAGAACTGTGCCGCACGGACTCCTCGCTGACCGCCCTGGAGGAGGAGATGCTGTGGGAGATGATGGAGGACCACCGCTGCAGGATCGTGCGCAGCATCTGCCCCAGCCGCCTCACCCCCTACCTGCGCCAGGCAAAGGTGCTGGACCAGCTGGACGAGGAGGAGGTGCTGCACAGCCCCAGGTTCACAAACACGGCCATGAGAGTTG GGCACTTGCTGGATTTGCTGAAGACTCGCGGGAAGAACGGGGCCATCGCCTTCCTGGAGAGCCTGAAATTCCACAACCCTGACGTCTACACCCTGGTCACTGGGCTACAGCCCAGCATGGACTTCACAAACTTCAGTG GGCTCATGGAGACGTCCAAGCTGACCGAGTGCCTGGCCGGGGCCATCGGCAGCCTGCAGGAGGAGCTGAGCCAGGAGAAGGGGCAGAAGGAGGCACTGCTGCGGCAGTGCCAGCAGCTGCAGGAGCACCTGGGCCAGGCCGAGGCCCGTGCCGAGGGCTTGCGCCAGCTGGAGGCTGACCACAGCCGCATGAAGCGCGAGGTCAGCGCCCACTTCCACGAGGTGCTGAAACTGAAGGATGAGATGCTGAGTCTCTCGCTGCACTACAGCAACGCGCTGCAGGAGAAGGATCTGGCCGCCACGCGCTGCCGCGGCCTGCAAGAGGAG CTGTATCTGATGAAGCAAGAGCTGCAGCGAGAGAAGATGTCTTCTTCCTGTGAGCGGGAATTTCGAGAGCGGTCCCTGAAGATGACAAATGACCTGGAGCCTGGAGATGAGGAGCTGAGCCGCCTGAAGGAGGAGAATGAGAAGCTCCGCTCCCTGACCTTCAGCCTG GCGGAGAAGGACATTCTGGAGCAGAACCTGGACGAGGCCCTGGAGAGCAGGCAGGAGCTGGTGAACCGCATCCACTCTCTGAGGGAGCAGGCCATGGCCGCTGAGAGACAGCGAAAGCAG TACTGGGAAGAGAAGGAGCAGACCCTGCTCCAGTTCCAGAAAACCAAGGTGGACTGTGAAATCTACAAGGAGAAGATGAACGTCCTGCAGAGCCAAGTGGTCGAGCTGCAGAAGGAGCGGGACCAG GCCTACTCGGCGAGGGATGGATCCCAGCTGGAGATGTCTCAGAACCTGGCAGAGAAGGACGCTCTCCGCAGGAAGGTGTTTGAGCTGACAGACCAGGTCTGCGAACTGCGCCAGCAGGTCCAGCGGCTACAAGCGCAGGCCGAGTCGCTGCCAGGG CCCAAACAGGAGGCGGGAGCCAGGGAGCCCTGTCCGAAGAGGAAGCAGCAGCTGGTGCGCATGTTTGCCCTCTGCCCGTGGGACGACAGCGACGGCAGCTCCTCTGAG TCTCAGCTCTGGTCCGACCTGAGCGCCAGGTCCAGCCGAGAGCTGGTGGATAGCTTCCACTCCAGCAGCCCTGTGCCTCCCAGCCAGCAGTCCCTGTACAAGCGGGCCGCAGAGGACTTCTGGGAAGACCCCTCGTCTTTCAG TGGCTGCCCCAAAACCCTGGAGGTGGACCAGGGAGGCTCCCTGGGTGCTAAGAAGGGTGATGCAGATTTGGATTATGAGATTGTAGACAGGGCAG ACCTCCCTGAGTCCGAGAACAGCCTGCAGCTGTCTTCCGGGGGCCTCCACCTCTCCGCCAG CAGTGTCCCGGTGAGGCGGAGGCCAGCCCGCAAGATCCTGGGCCAGGTCACGGTGCTGGCCTTCCACGGGGACGCGCTGCTGGAGCAGATAAGCGTTATTGGCGGGAACCTCACGGGCATCTACATTCATCGGGTCACCCCGGGCTCCGCGGCAGACGAGATGGCGTTGTGCCCCGGCACCCAGATTATGATG GTGGATTACGAGGCAACAGAGCCCTTGTCCAAGGCTGTCCTGGAGGGCATGACCCTGGATCGGGCCGTCAGACTTCTCCAGAGGGTGAatggcttctgctgtctgtctgtGAAGGTCAACATGGAGG GTTATAAGAAGCTGGTCCAGGACCTAAAGGCCAAAGTGGCCACGTCGGGGGACTCCTTCTACATCCGGGTCAACCTTGCCCTGGAGAGGCGGGCAGAGGGAGAGCTGCAGGTGCACTGCAACGACATCCTGCACGTCACAGACACCCTGTTCCAGGGCGGCAGCTGCTGGCACGCCCACCGTGTTGGCCCCTACAGCACCAAGGGCACCGAACAGGGCACCATCCCCAACTATGCACA GGCTCAGCAGCTGCTCATCGCCCTCATCCAGGACATGGCTCATCGGAGCACCATGGCCCGCAAG CAGCCTTCTGTGGGAGGCCAGAAGCTGGTCCGCATCGTCAGTATGGACAGAACCAAGGCCAGCCCTCTGTGGTCATCCTTTGATGGGGGCCAGTCGGACCCAAGCCAGGTAGAAG ACCCCTCCACCGTGTGCTTCTGGGCCGAGAGCTACTTCACCCTGGTGCCCTACACCCTGGTGCACAGCCACAGGCCCAGCCGGCCCCGGCCCGTGCTCTTCGTGCCCAGGGTGGTCGGGAAGATCCTGATGGAGAAGCTGTGCCTCCTCCAAGGGTATAAGAAATGCCCAGCAG CATACTTGAGCCAGGAGGAGTACGATGCCTCCAGCCAGAGAGGGGACATCATCCAGCAGAGGGAGGCGTCTGGTGGTCGCTACTGTGTCACCTGCAGCGCAGTCGAGTCCCTCATGGGAAAG aacACCCACGCCCTCCTGGACGTCCAGCTGGACAGTGTCCGCGTCCTGCACAAGATGGAGATCTTCCCCATCATTATCTACATCTCCATCAATGAGAAGGTGGCAAAGAAATTCAA GAAGGCTCTGCAGCAGCTCGGCACCACAGAGGACCAGCTCCTGGAAGCTGCCAGGCAAGAGGAGGGTGAGCTGGATAAAGTGCCCTGTCTGTACAGCAGCCTGGCCCCTGACAGCTGGAGCGACCTGCATGCCCTGCTCGGCTGTGTCCGCCTGGCCATTGCAGATGAGCAGAAGAAGGTTGTGTGGACCGAGTAG
- the CARD14 gene encoding caspase recruitment domain-containing protein 14 isoform X3 encodes MAELCRTDSSLTALEEEMLWEMMEDHRCRIVRSICPSRLTPYLRQAKVLDQLDEEEVLHSPRFTNTAMRVGHLLDLLKTRGKNGAIAFLESLKFHNPDVYTLVTGLQPSMDFTNFSGLMETSKLTECLAGAIGSLQEELSQEKGQKEALLRQCQQLQEHLGQAEARAEGLRQLEADHSRMKREVSAHFHEVLKLKDEMLSLSLHYSNALQEKDLAATRCRGLQEELYLMKQELQREKMSSSCEREFRERSLKMTNDLEPGDEELSRLKEENEKLRSLTFSLAEKDILEQNLDEALESRQELVNRIHSLREQAMAAERQRKQYWEEKEQTLLQFQKTKVDCEIYKEKMNVLQSQVVELQKERDQAYSARDGSQLEMSQNLAEKDALRRKVFELTDQVCELRQQVQRLQAQAESLPGPKQEAGAREPCPKRKQQLVRMFALCPWDDSDGSSSESQLWSDLSARSSRELVDSFHSSSPVPPSQQSLYKRAAEDFWEDPSSFSGCPKTLEVDQGGSLGAKKGDADLDYEIVDRADLPESENSLQLSSGGLHLSASVPVRRRPARKILGQVTVLAFHGDALLEQISVIGGNLTGIYIHRVTPGSAADEMALCPGTQIMMVDYEATEPLSKAVLEGMTLDRAVRLLQRVNGFCCLSVKVNMEGYKKLVQDLKAKVATSGDSFYIRVNLALERRAEGELQVHCNDILHVTDTLFQGGSCWHAHRVGPYSTKGTEQGTIPNYAQAQQLLIALIQDMAHRSTMARKQPSVGGQKLVRIVSMDRTKASPLWSSFDGGQSDPSQVEDPSTVCFWAESYFTLVPYTLVHSHRPSRPRPVLFVPRVVGKILMEKLCLLQGYKKCPAAYLSQEEYDASSQRGDIIQQREASGGRYCVTCSAVESLMGKNTHALLDVQLDSVRVLHKMEIFPIIIYISINEKVAKKFKKALQQLGTTEDQLLEAARQEEGELDKVPCLYSSLAPDSWSDLHALLGCVRLAIADEQKKVVWTE; translated from the exons ATGGCAGAACTGTGCCGCACGGACTCCTCGCTGACCGCCCTGGAGGAGGAGATGCTGTGGGAGATGATGGAGGACCACCGCTGCAGGATCGTGCGCAGCATCTGCCCCAGCCGCCTCACCCCCTACCTGCGCCAGGCAAAGGTGCTGGACCAGCTGGACGAGGAGGAGGTGCTGCACAGCCCCAGGTTCACAAACACGGCCATGAGAGTTG GGCACTTGCTGGATTTGCTGAAGACTCGCGGGAAGAACGGGGCCATCGCCTTCCTGGAGAGCCTGAAATTCCACAACCCTGACGTCTACACCCTGGTCACTGGGCTACAGCCCAGCATGGACTTCACAAACTTCAGTG GGCTCATGGAGACGTCCAAGCTGACCGAGTGCCTGGCCGGGGCCATCGGCAGCCTGCAGGAGGAGCTGAGCCAGGAGAAGGGGCAGAAGGAGGCACTGCTGCGGCAGTGCCAGCAGCTGCAGGAGCACCTGGGCCAGGCCGAGGCCCGTGCCGAGGGCTTGCGCCAGCTGGAGGCTGACCACAGCCGCATGAAGCGCGAGGTCAGCGCCCACTTCCACGAGGTGCTGAAACTGAAGGATGAGATGCTGAGTCTCTCGCTGCACTACAGCAACGCGCTGCAGGAGAAGGATCTGGCCGCCACGCGCTGCCGCGGCCTGCAAGAGGAG CTGTATCTGATGAAGCAAGAGCTGCAGCGAGAGAAGATGTCTTCTTCCTGTGAGCGGGAATTTCGAGAGCGGTCCCTGAAGATGACAAATGACCTGGAGCCTGGAGATGAGGAGCTGAGCCGCCTGAAGGAGGAGAATGAGAAGCTCCGCTCCCTGACCTTCAGCCTG GCGGAGAAGGACATTCTGGAGCAGAACCTGGACGAGGCCCTGGAGAGCAGGCAGGAGCTGGTGAACCGCATCCACTCTCTGAGGGAGCAGGCCATGGCCGCTGAGAGACAGCGAAAGCAG TACTGGGAAGAGAAGGAGCAGACCCTGCTCCAGTTCCAGAAAACCAAGGTGGACTGTGAAATCTACAAGGAGAAGATGAACGTCCTGCAGAGCCAAGTGGTCGAGCTGCAGAAGGAGCGGGACCAG GCCTACTCGGCGAGGGATGGATCCCAGCTGGAGATGTCTCAGAACCTGGCAGAGAAGGACGCTCTCCGCAGGAAGGTGTTTGAGCTGACAGACCAGGTCTGCGAACTGCGCCAGCAGGTCCAGCGGCTACAAGCGCAGGCCGAGTCGCTGCCAGGG CCCAAACAGGAGGCGGGAGCCAGGGAGCCCTGTCCGAAGAGGAAGCAGCAGCTGGTGCGCATGTTTGCCCTCTGCCCGTGGGACGACAGCGACGGCAGCTCCTCTGAG TCTCAGCTCTGGTCCGACCTGAGCGCCAGGTCCAGCCGAGAGCTGGTGGATAGCTTCCACTCCAGCAGCCCTGTGCCTCCCAGCCAGCAGTCCCTGTACAAGCGGGCCGCAGAGGACTTCTGGGAAGACCCCTCGTCTTTCAG TGGCTGCCCCAAAACCCTGGAGGTGGACCAGGGAGGCTCCCTGGGTGCTAAGAAGGGTGATGCAGATTTGGATTATGAGATTGTAGACAGGGCAG ACCTCCCTGAGTCCGAGAACAGCCTGCAGCTGTCTTCCGGGGGCCTCCACCTCTCCGCCAG TGTCCCGGTGAGGCGGAGGCCAGCCCGCAAGATCCTGGGCCAGGTCACGGTGCTGGCCTTCCACGGGGACGCGCTGCTGGAGCAGATAAGCGTTATTGGCGGGAACCTCACGGGCATCTACATTCATCGGGTCACCCCGGGCTCCGCGGCAGACGAGATGGCGTTGTGCCCCGGCACCCAGATTATGATG GTGGATTACGAGGCAACAGAGCCCTTGTCCAAGGCTGTCCTGGAGGGCATGACCCTGGATCGGGCCGTCAGACTTCTCCAGAGGGTGAatggcttctgctgtctgtctgtGAAGGTCAACATGGAGG GTTATAAGAAGCTGGTCCAGGACCTAAAGGCCAAAGTGGCCACGTCGGGGGACTCCTTCTACATCCGGGTCAACCTTGCCCTGGAGAGGCGGGCAGAGGGAGAGCTGCAGGTGCACTGCAACGACATCCTGCACGTCACAGACACCCTGTTCCAGGGCGGCAGCTGCTGGCACGCCCACCGTGTTGGCCCCTACAGCACCAAGGGCACCGAACAGGGCACCATCCCCAACTATGCACA GGCTCAGCAGCTGCTCATCGCCCTCATCCAGGACATGGCTCATCGGAGCACCATGGCCCGCAAG CAGCCTTCTGTGGGAGGCCAGAAGCTGGTCCGCATCGTCAGTATGGACAGAACCAAGGCCAGCCCTCTGTGGTCATCCTTTGATGGGGGCCAGTCGGACCCAAGCCAGGTAGAAG ACCCCTCCACCGTGTGCTTCTGGGCCGAGAGCTACTTCACCCTGGTGCCCTACACCCTGGTGCACAGCCACAGGCCCAGCCGGCCCCGGCCCGTGCTCTTCGTGCCCAGGGTGGTCGGGAAGATCCTGATGGAGAAGCTGTGCCTCCTCCAAGGGTATAAGAAATGCCCAGCAG CATACTTGAGCCAGGAGGAGTACGATGCCTCCAGCCAGAGAGGGGACATCATCCAGCAGAGGGAGGCGTCTGGTGGTCGCTACTGTGTCACCTGCAGCGCAGTCGAGTCCCTCATGGGAAAG aacACCCACGCCCTCCTGGACGTCCAGCTGGACAGTGTCCGCGTCCTGCACAAGATGGAGATCTTCCCCATCATTATCTACATCTCCATCAATGAGAAGGTGGCAAAGAAATTCAA GAAGGCTCTGCAGCAGCTCGGCACCACAGAGGACCAGCTCCTGGAAGCTGCCAGGCAAGAGGAGGGTGAGCTGGATAAAGTGCCCTGTCTGTACAGCAGCCTGGCCCCTGACAGCTGGAGCGACCTGCATGCCCTGCTCGGCTGTGTCCGCCTGGCCATTGCAGATGAGCAGAAGAAGGTTGTGTGGACCGAGTAG